The proteins below come from a single Prolixibacter sp. NT017 genomic window:
- a CDS encoding helix-turn-helix transcriptional regulator: MVQSKTELFEQELIEKAALFKALAHPARLHILRFLAATQSCITGDISDELPLGRTTVNQHLKELKAAGLITGHIEGVKTKYCLDMDNVKRLQKELGGFIDGLNIENYCCE; encoded by the coding sequence ATGGTACAAAGTAAAACCGAACTATTCGAGCAGGAGCTCATCGAAAAGGCCGCACTTTTCAAGGCTCTGGCTCATCCGGCCCGGTTGCATATCCTCCGGTTCCTGGCTGCCACGCAATCGTGCATAACAGGTGATATTTCCGATGAGCTGCCCCTGGGACGAACCACCGTTAACCAGCACCTAAAAGAGCTGAAAGCGGCCGGTCTGATTACCGGGCACATCGAAGGGGTCAAAACCAAATACTGTCTGGACATGGACAATGTGAAACGCTTGCAGAAAGAATTAGGTGGCTTTATCGACGGTTTAAACATCGAAAATTATTGTTGCGAATAA